Below is a genomic region from Treponema sp. OMZ 798.
CTAGCCTGCATTTCCTGCTTTAAGCCGAGCTCAAGCAGCTGTGCAACATCTATAATCAACGAAACGGAGCCGTCGCCTAAAATAGAAGCACCGGCAATTCCCGGAGAATTAGTAAATTGATCTTTCAATGGTTTTATTACAACAGCTTCTTCACCAATCAAGCTGTCTACCATAAGACCTACTTTTTTCTCTTCGGTTCCGACAACAACTATATAATTATACCCGTCATCATCGGTTTCTGCCGATGTAATACCGAACAGGCGGTTAAGCCTTAACAGGCTGTATACCTCATCGCGGACGTTAAAAACTTCATAATTATCTATGCGGTTAATTTCATCCGGTTTTACCCTATGACTTTCTATAACCGAAGTAATCGGAATCGAATAAACCTCGTCTCCTACCCTAATTAAAAGCCCTTGTATAATAGCCAATGTCAAGGGAAGTTTTATGATAAAGCGGGTTCCGACATTGGGTTCGGACTCCACCATAACCGTTCCGTTTAATTTTTCTATATGGGTCTTAACTACATCAAGACCTACACCGCGGCCTGATACGCTCGAAATAGTTTTACTTGTCGAAAAACCGGGTGCAAAAACAAGCTGAAAAGCTTCAACATCGGTAAGAGTCTTATTCGGATGTAAAATACCCCGTTCAACGGCTTTTTGCTTTACGGCTTCAACATCAATTCCATGGCCGTCATCTGCAACTTCGATAACGATCATATTGCCTTCATTGCTGGCTTTAAGAAGAAGGATGCCTTGCTCAGACTTACCGAGGCTTTTTCTTACCTCAGGAGATTCAACACCGTGATCAAGAGAGTTTCTTACACAGTGCATTATAGGATCAAGCAGGTCTTCAACAACCGACTTATCAAGTTCGGTATCTTCACCTTCAATAACCAGCTGAACATTTTTATTTAAATCTCTTGAAAGATCTCGAACTACACGCGGGAAGCGGCTGAAAATCTGACTGATGGGAACCATTCGGATCTTCATAACCCCTTCTTGAAGCTCGCCGGAAATACGGCCTAAGTTTTGCGACGAAGACTTAAACTTTGTAACGGCTGCCTTCATTGAAGAATCAAAATCTCCGAATACTTCCAAAAGGCTTGAGTACTCGTTTAAAACATCCTGCTTTATAGAATTAATATCATAGCCCTGCTGAATCTTTTCAAGATATTCGGGCATCTTATCCAATAGTCTTCTCGTTTTATCCTTGTAAATTGTACTGGAATTTTGAAATTTATCGTAGAGTTCGGTAAATTCAATTGTACTTTGATTTAAAGAAGCCTTAGTTATAACTGTCTCACTTACCAAGTTCAAAAGATAATCTATTCTGTTTGCATCTACACGCAATATGGAACCCGATGAAGAATGTCCGCTTCCTTGAGCGCTTGGTTGAGATTGTTTTTTCTCAGTTTTTTCTACGGATTTAGAAGGCTGGTCCTGAGCTTCTTCAACAGCTTTTTCCTCTGCCTTTTCGGAAACTTTTATTCCGGAAACACTCGCATCGGGAGCCTTTGCAGGAGCAGACTGTGCAGGCTTATAAGTTTCGTGAGCTTCCTCTTTGATTTGAAGTCTTTCGGCACTTGCAGAGAGAGTAACATCTCCTATAAAGGCAGCCTTTTCCAATATTTTGCTGTCCGATGCCGAAGATAAAAAATAAATTACTGTTTCATGGAATTCGTCTTCATATAAGGCATCAAAGTCCGGAACCGTTTTTAAAACACTGCCGTAGTCTTTTAATGCAGCAAAAACCTGAATACCGCCTACCGAATTCATTAAATTTGATTCATC
It encodes:
- a CDS encoding chemotaxis protein CheA; the protein is MSDYLDINNEELLKDFFSEAEQQVEILESNVLVIEQNPEDRNAVDEIFRAAHTLKGGSATVEMTELSKFTHAMEDLLDEIRSGSVRVTEETVDLLLKSIDIIKLMLDARASGSIYSDDVSCIVNQLRSFIPEKTDKKSSKASALKVSVPTSAPPVASPKAQTPASSLDVKDYFSEYEILELAETIQKGEDLYAVIVKFDESNLMNSVGGIQVFAALKDYGSVLKTVPDFDALYEDEFHETVIYFLSSASDSKILEKAAFIGDVTLSASAERLQIKEEAHETYKPAQSAPAKAPDASVSGIKVSEKAEEKAVEEAQDQPSKSVEKTEKKQSQPSAQGSGHSSSGSILRVDANRIDYLLNLVSETVITKASLNQSTIEFTELYDKFQNSSTIYKDKTRRLLDKMPEYLEKIQQGYDINSIKQDVLNEYSSLLEVFGDFDSSMKAAVTKFKSSSQNLGRISGELQEGVMKIRMVPISQIFSRFPRVVRDLSRDLNKNVQLVIEGEDTELDKSVVEDLLDPIMHCVRNSLDHGVESPEVRKSLGKSEQGILLLKASNEGNMIVIEVADDGHGIDVEAVKQKAVERGILHPNKTLTDVEAFQLVFAPGFSTSKTISSVSGRGVGLDVVKTHIEKLNGTVMVESEPNVGTRFIIKLPLTLAIIQGLLIRVGDEVYSIPITSVIESHRVKPDEINRIDNYEVFNVRDEVYSLLRLNRLFGITSAETDDDGYNYIVVVGTEEKKVGLMVDSLIGEEAVVIKPLKDQFTNSPGIAGASILGDGSVSLIIDVAQLLELGLKQEMQARERREASIW